TTTATCACTCACTTGGCGGATGGTTCGGATCTCTCCATTCTGGGAGCCCACTTCAAACAGAGCcctgtctgtggctttctgcagTTTATACGACAGCCACGCATTCTGTccagagtccacatcaacagccACCACTTTGGTCACCAGATAGCCCACATCTGCTGAACGAGGCACCATTTCAGCCACCACAGAGCCACCAGTCTGGACTGGATACAGAACCTGAGGAGGGTTGTCGTTCTGGTCCTGGATCATgattttcactgtcacattgCTGCTGAGTGGAGGAGAGCCTCCATCCTGCGCTTTCACCACGAGAACTAACTGTTTAATTTGTTCATAATCAAATGAGCGCACCGCGTGTATGACTCCACTTTCTGCATTTACAGAAACATATTCAGAAATTGGAGATCCGCCTATGTCATTAACATCCAGAATGTATGATATTCGAGCGTTTTGGTTTTCATCGGGATCCTGCGCTCTTACAGTCAGAACGGAAACTCCCGGCGAGTTATTCTCGACAACAAACGCACTGTAAACATCTTTTGGAAATACTGGAGGATTATCATTCACATCAGAGACCTTCAAATAGAAAGTTCTTTGGGTTGAGAGGGGAGGCCTTCCCGAATCAGTCGCAACAACAGTGATGTTATATTGTGAAATACTTTCACGATTTAATATAGAATCTGTTACTAAAGTATAGTAATTtcttaaattagatttaatCTTGAAAGGTGAACGTTCTTCTATTGTACAAGTTACGTGTCCGTTCTCACCTGAATCGAGATCTTTTACGTTTATGATGCCAATAGTTGTACCTGGAAGAGAATCCTCTGAAACAGGACTAGTGAATGACATCATATTAAGGACAGGTGCATTGTCATTCACATCGATCACTTCTACTACGACTTTGCTCGAGTCTGTTAAAGCTCCTTGGTCTGTCGCTTCAATACGTATTTcgtatttctttgatttttcataGTCGACCTGCCCTAAAAGGACTATCACGCCAgttgttttgttaatttcaaATATACTGTTAATGCCGCCTTGCATTTTGGAGATAGAATAATATATCAAACCATTTGATCCGCTGTCTGCATCAGTTGCATTCACAGTGGTGATATAGGTTCCCTTTGCTGCATTTTCCATCACTGTGGACTTATAGACTGATTGATTGAAAACAGGAGAATTATCATTAGCATCTAAAACAGTGATATCTATATTTACTGTACCAGATTTCTGAGGGGTTCCACCGTCCACTGCTATTAGCTTCAGGGATAAACTTGGATATCGTTCTCTATCCAGCGGCTTCTCAAGTACCATCTCTGCATATTTTCTTCCGCCTGCATTTGAAtgcttttttaatataaaattttCATTCTGGGATAAATTGTAGTCATGGAGCCCGTTAACGCCTACATCGGGATCATTGGCAGTAGGTAAAACAAAACGTGCTCCAGGAGCGGCTGATTCACTAATCGTCAATTTCATGTCGTGCTGATGAAAAGAAGGCGAATTATCATTTATGTCCAATACTTCGACCGTAATGTGGTGTAGTTCCATGGGGTTTtctaaaatcaaatcaaagctgaAGCTACACGGTGTTACGTCTCCGCAAAGCTGCTCTCGGTCGATTCTCTGATTCACAACCAGAATCCCTTTGTCTGCCTTCAGCTCGGTGTACTGGACGTTTTCTCCGCTCACGATACGGGCCCGACCTGAACGGAGCCTCTGCAGATCTATCCCGAGGTCCACTGCGACATTACCAATAACAGATCccttcttcatctcctctgGGATTGAATAACGTATCTGACCAGCAGCAATATGActgagaaaaagaagacaaagaataTTTTGCGTCGTCAGTGTGCTGCACAAACGCCATCTTAGAGTCCGGGAGGGATGTTTTGAGAAATCCATGGCAGCaagcaaatgaaatgaaaagattCTCTCGAAACACTACACTTCGAAAATCCAAGGATTAACAACAAGCAATACCAGAGAAGCTTAGTGTCAGACGTGTATTTCCTGCTTTGTTTCGCCCCGTAGTGGCGCCGACCTCGGTGTCGTTTACTGTCTAAAGCAGATTCACTATccacagagcagaaagaagaatggCACCGCCTAAAACACTGTTCAGATTTAATTTAACTTGACCAACAGCGTCCCTTACAGTCCAATCAATGAATATCAACGCAGTGGAGGAAATTATTTGCAAATCCAGTGTCCTTGCAAACAGAATACCTAACGAGAACAAATAATACAGTCACAGTCCTCAAATTGAAACTTATTCATAGGGTAAAATATAACTAAATTACTACTAGAGCAGGAAACCATTTACAGGAAAATAACATATATTAAAGTGTTTCTTACGACGGCAAACGAAGAAAACTTGAGATACTGATGAACGTGACTTCCGATGAACTAAAGCACTGCAATAAAGTAGAAAAAATcgtaaaagaacaaacaaaaataaaataaataaaacaatttaaactTCAGTAcatttgctgcagatttgtcagtaATTTAAGTCAAACAAATCCAAATGTCTGTTGTAAAATATAAGCCCTTTAATTCTAAAATTGCATCAGTGATGGTGCAATGTACAacatatgacagaaaatgttaGTATTTAACATACACTATGATACCATGAATTTCAAATTACTTAGAAAAAATGTTAGTACGTTGAAGATTGGAATATGGCTTAAAGGCAGGAGTAAGCAACAGAGGGACTAACACGATCATTAACATCGAGAAAACATGGAGaccaaatttctcaaaattatGAGTACAGTAAGTTTAATCTCTAATTCCTGTGAATTCCTCGACGTATGATTGCATGAacggaaaaaaataaaaacaaatgtgtataccccccccccccaaaaaaaaaaaaaaaaaaaaaacaaaaaacaaaaacggagTATACCTGATGTGGATATACAGCATGatcataataaaacagaaattgaaaaaatacaaaatccaGTGATAACATTTGCATGGAATGTAAATTGGAAAATGTTACAGCTTGCAAGAGTTTTGCAAACAGAGATTTCTTCACAGACAAAAAGTGACAGGTACGCTGGCCATGGTGCTGAAAGTGACAGTTAGGTCTAGGCTTTAAGCTGTACATTTTTactggaaaaacagagaaagcgagagagagagagagagagagagaattttcTTTCAACTGACCTCTAGGGGAGAGTCTGGTTCGTCCAGGATGCTCTTCTCACTCTGCATCCGCTGCATCGTCCCTGAACAACTGGGATCCATGATCAACACGTTCTGACTACCAGCTCTGCCGAACTTACAGTCACTCTTTCTGGAGTCTGTCGTCCTGCACACCTCGTAATTGTACACGTGTTGGAGAGTCCCTGTTGTCCCCAAAGTGTCTGAGTAACGTGGGGGATAATATGGAATCACAGGCAGGTTGGAATGATACAGGATGCGAGACTGTCTCcatctgtagattttcactgagaTAATAACCACCAAACACGTGATAAACAGGAAGGAGACCACAGCCAGAGCCAACACtaagtaaaaagtcaggttgtcATTGTACTCCTTGTCGTGTGGAAAGTCACTGAACTCCGACAGAACTTCAGGGAAGCTGTCCGCCACCGCCACGTTCACAATGACTGTAGCTGAACGAGAGGGCTGACCGTTGTCCTCCACTATAACACTCAGtctctgtttcactgcatcTTTATCACTCACTTGGCGGATGGTTCGGATCTCTCCATTCTGGGAGTCCACTTCAAACAGAGCcctgtctgtggctttctgcagTTTATACGACAGCCACGCATTCTGTccagagtccacatcaacagccACCACTTTGGTCACCAGATAGCCCACATCTGCTGAACGAGGCACCATTTCAGCCACCACAGAGCCTCCAGTCTGCACTGGATACAGAACCTGAGGAGGGTTGTCGTTCTGGTCCTGAATTATTATCTTGACTGTCACGTTGCTGCTGAGTGGAGGAGAACCTCCATCCTGTGCTTTCACTACCAACTGAAGCTGTTTGATTTGCTCATAATCAAAGGACCGAACTGCACTGAGAACTCCACTGTCAGAGTTCAAAGACACATAAGTAGAAACTGAACTCCCACTGACCTGTGTGTCCTCTAAAAGATATGAGATTCTGGCATTTTGATTCCAGTCAGAGTCTCGAGCGCTCACAGCAAATATAGAAAACCCAGGAGAATTATTCTCTGTGATGTAAGCAGAATAACTGCTTTTATCAAATAATGGTGCGTTGTCGTTGACGTCAGAGATTTTCAGATGTAATTTAGTTGAGCTGGAAAGAGGAGGAGACCCAAAATCGGTGGCTGTTATTGTTATGTTATATTCAGAGACAGATTCTCTATCAAAGTGTTGATCAGAGATTAAATTGTAATAGTTTGTTAGAGATGATTCAATTTTAAAGGGAAGTTTTCCCTCTATAGAACATTTGATTTCTCCATTTCTCTCAGAATCTGcatcttttacatttaaaacaacaatagTAGTACCAGGAGGTGAATCCTCAGAAGTTGGACTGGAAAATGACATTACATTTATAACTGGTGCATTATCATTGACATCAATGACCTCGAAAATAACCTTACTTGTCCCCGTTAAACCACCTTGATCCTTTGCTTCTACTCTCACctcatattttctgtctttttcataGTCTATTTGGCCAGACACATAGATAGTCCCTGTGTTTTCATCAATACTGAATACATCTGCTGCACTTCCtttcattttagacaaactgTAAGTAATGTGTCCATATGAACCACTGTCAGCGTCGGTGGCATTTACTGTGATAATTCTAGTGCCTTTCACTGTGTTTTCCACCACAGATGCTCTATATATTGTTTGATTAAATACTGGAATGTTGTCATTGGCATCTAAAACAGTAACATCTATATTTACTGTACCAGATCTCTGTGGTGTCCCTCCGTCAACTGCGATGAGCTTCAAAGAGAAATGTGGACGTCGCTCTCGATCTAAAGGTTTCTGCAGCACCATTTCAACATATTTGCTTCCGTCTGGATTTGCATGTTGCTTCAATATAAAATTGTCGTTTGGTGACAAAATATAATCTTGCAAAGCGTTTTGGCCTACATCTAGATCCTCCGCACTCTGCAGAGGAAACTGGACTCCAACCACCGCGGATTCGCTGATTTCAAGGCTGATAGCTTTATCTTTGTTTGGAAAAACGGGAGCGTGATCATTGATATCCAACACCTCCACAGTGATTCTGTGCAGTTCGATTGGATTTTCTAAAATCATCTCAAAACTGAAGCTACATGGCGTCACATCTCCACAAAGCTGCTCTCGGTCAATTCTCTCATTCACGACCAGAATCcctttgtctgtcttcagcTCGGTGTAGTGAACGTTTTCTCCGGTCACGATACGGGCCCGCCCAGAGCGGAGCCTCTTCAGATCCAGACCAAGATCTTGCGCTACATTACCGATAACAGAGCCTTTTTTCATCTCCTCTGGCATAGAATACCGAATCTGACCACCGACAATGTTGAACACATAAAGCAGCAACATAAGGAGTCCGATTTGCCGTCGCAGTCCGCAAAACAATCGCCATCTTAATGATATGGAGGATACATATCTCTCAGTCGGCAtcatttaaagaacaaaatcGAAAAGCAGGATCTTTTCCGTGCTGATATGTCGAAAAAACAGCTCCGAGTATATCCGTTTCCCGGTTACATCAAAGAACGTCTTCAATGTTTACTTGTCAGTCTTTCAGACCGTGCTCGTTCGAAACCTCGACTAAACACAGAGAGCCTCCTTCACTGTAAATGTAGTCAAGGGATGGACTGGATGACGACGCAAAACGAAATATTTTGCTGACCAACAGCGTCCCTTAGAGTCGAAAAGATGGAAATGAAATAAGGCCAAATTCACAGCAGTAACCCTCGTAGAAAGCACAGACAACTAACAGCACGCGATCTATTCTTTAAAAATGCTGACAATCAACACAATATTTTTCGGTATAAGTATACATTAAAACAGGACATGCCATTTCACAtgattaaattagaaaaaacacGTAAGTGACAAAATCTAAACGTTACCTTAGTTGTTAACAAAATGTTTATGATGCAGAAGGCTATAATCAtgaaaaaatattctgaaaaaaatgcaaacgagctataaaatattttcagttatggaaaaaaatcgGTGTCATTGTAAAACCACTGCAATGTGCCCCGAGATGAAGGATTTTGCATCTAAGATGTTatacactgtgaaaatatagcTGACTCTTAATATACACATGTTCAATGGAAAGTGAgagtcacaaaaaataaattccaTCACGATTTCAAACTAGTATTAGCTCCTCACTATCAGCAACCTAATCATCAGTGGTAACTGAGCAGGTATCAagcaaatggaaaatgttttcgATGGGCACAAAGGTACAGTATCATCATTGCTCAGACAACTTCATATTGACAGACATGGATAATATGTTAATGACACAGGGTTTGACAACCACAAGCTGTACACTGTCCACCATTAAACGAtgtggagaagaaggagaaatcTTATGAAGTGATGATAAACAGCTGATatgctgtccatggtgctgaacgTGACATCAAATTGTGCAACTGTAAATCAACAATGGAActaaaaagcagagaaaaacacaggatATAAGACACGCATTAAGAAAGA
This Amphiprion ocellaris isolate individual 3 ecotype Okinawa chromosome 13, ASM2253959v1, whole genome shotgun sequence DNA region includes the following protein-coding sequences:
- the LOC111585141 gene encoding protocadherin gamma-A11-like, giving the protein MMPTERYVSSISLRWRLFCGLRRQIGLLMLLLYVFNIVGGQIRYSMPEEMKKGSVIGNVAQDLGLDLKRLRSGRARIVTGENVHYTELKTDKGILVVNERIDREQLCGDVTPCSFSFEMILENPIELHRITVEVLDINDHAPVFPNKDKAISLEISESAVVGVQFPLQSAEDLDVGQNALQDYILSPNDNFILKQHANPDGSKYVEMVLQKPLDRERRPHFSLKLIAVDGGTPQRSGTVNIDVTVLDANDNIPVFNQTIYRASVVENTVKGTRIITVNATDADSGSYGHITYSLSKMKGSAADVFSIDENTGTIYVSGQIDYEKDRKYEVRVEAKDQGGLTGTSKVIFEVIDVNDNAPVINVMSFSSPTSEDSPPGTTIVVLNVKDADSERNGEIKCSIEGKLPFKIESSLTNYYNLISDQHFDRESVSEYNITITATDFGSPPLSSSTKLHLKISDVNDNAPLFDKSSYSAYITENNSPGFSIFAVSARDSDWNQNARISYLLEDTQVSGSSVSTYVSLNSDSGVLSAVRSFDYEQIKQLQLVVKAQDGGSPPLSSNVTVKIIIQDQNDNPPQVLYPVQTGGSVVAEMVPRSADVGYLVTKVVAVDVDSGQNAWLSYKLQKATDRALFEVDSQNGEIRTIRQVSDKDAVKQRLSVIVEDNGQPSRSATVIVNVAVADSFPEVLSEFSDFPHDKEYNDNLTFYLVLALAVVSFLFITCLVVIISVKIYRWRQSRILYHSNLPVIPYYPPRYSDTLGTTGTLQHVYNYEVCRTTDSRKSDCKFGRAGSQNVLIMDPSCSGTMQRMQSEKSILDEPDSPLEVS
- the LOC111585140 gene encoding protocadherin gamma-A5-like; this encodes MDFSKHPSRTLRWRLCSTLTTQNILCLLFLSHIAAGQIRYSIPEEMKKGSVIGNVAVDLGIDLQRLRSGRARIVSGENVQYTELKADKGILVVNQRIDREQLCGDVTPCSFSFDLILENPMELHHITVEVLDINDNSPSFHQHDMKLTISESAAPGARFVLPTANDPDVGVNGLHDYNLSQNENFILKKHSNAGGRKYAEMVLEKPLDRERYPSLSLKLIAVDGGTPQKSGTVNIDITVLDANDNSPVFNQSVYKSTVMENAAKGTYITTVNATDADSGSNGLIYYSISKMQGGINSIFEINKTTGVIVLLGQVDYEKSKKYEIRIEATDQGALTDSSKVVVEVIDVNDNAPVLNMMSFTSPVSEDSLPGTTIGIINVKDLDSGENGHVTCTIEERSPFKIKSNLRNYYTLVTDSILNRESISQYNITVVATDSGRPPLSTQRTFYLKVSDVNDNPPVFPKDVYSAFVVENNSPGVSVLTVRAQDPDENQNARISYILDVNDIGGSPISEYVSVNAESGVIHAVRSFDYEQIKQLVLVVKAQDGGSPPLSSNVTVKIMIQDQNDNPPQVLYPVQTGGSVVAEMVPRSADVGYLVTKVVAVDVDSGQNAWLSYKLQKATDRALFEVGSQNGEIRTIRQVSDKDAVKQRLSVIVEDNGQPSRSATVIVNVAVADSFPEVLSEFSDFPHDKEYNDNLTFYLVLALAVVSFLFITCLVVIISVKIYRWRQSRILYHSNLPVIPYYPPRYSDTLGTTGTLQHVYNYEVCRTTDSRKSDCKFGRAGSQNVLIMDPSFSGTMQRMQSEKSILDEPDSPLEVS